The Macrococcoides canis genome has a window encoding:
- a CDS encoding oligosaccharide flippase family protein — translation MENKPVFNSVIILTFTMLFVKVLSAIYRVPYQNVLGDTGLYAYQQVYPLIAIVSVLSLNAIPSVISQSQYDALFMKRLRNVLMMISLLSLILIVVFSKYIAVLMGDTELERMLQVSALVLLPFPFVALARGQLQRKHQMEHIAVSQVIEQIVRVTTILLAIILFVKADLSVYESGGISIFGSFLGLSAAYIYLKIRGFTHLESDYQNNEGRTYYLNFFTLIFFYSLSYLVLILWQLVDSFTMINQLKQIMSLNAARELKGVYDRGSSLIQVGLIVTTSFSLVLIPVLAECRAKNALTTMKSYADSALKITIVFSSAAAVGLMNLIRPLNLFLFETVTGYEALAIYMLSVIFVSLIIMFTAMLQIYNTFRIQLVAVIAGIITKLLLNLLLIQQLDITGASIATVAGLVVYTLCLYYKIHKIYALQLNTFITRWLLVLIVMSIAIQCILVIPYSTRLSAMAVAVMGVIIGLTIVLYAMMRWKIISVQEWHHLPFGNIMIKLMKE, via the coding sequence ATGGAGAATAAGCCAGTCTTTAATAGCGTGATCATCTTGACGTTTACGATGCTATTCGTAAAGGTACTAAGTGCCATATATAGAGTACCATATCAAAATGTATTAGGGGATACCGGGCTATATGCTTATCAGCAAGTGTACCCATTGATTGCAATTGTCTCAGTGCTATCTTTAAATGCGATACCCTCTGTTATTAGTCAGTCGCAGTATGACGCTTTATTTATGAAGCGGCTAAGAAATGTTCTGATGATGATTAGTTTACTGAGTTTAATATTGATTGTTGTATTCAGTAAATATATTGCAGTTCTTATGGGAGACACAGAACTTGAACGCATGCTGCAAGTATCTGCATTAGTACTATTACCATTTCCATTTGTGGCTTTGGCGCGTGGACAGCTTCAAAGAAAGCATCAAATGGAACATATTGCTGTCAGTCAGGTGATTGAACAGATTGTTAGAGTTACAACGATATTGCTTGCAATCATCTTGTTTGTAAAAGCTGATTTATCAGTGTACGAAAGTGGCGGCATTAGTATATTCGGATCTTTTTTAGGTTTGAGTGCTGCTTATATCTATTTAAAAATAAGAGGCTTCACGCACCTCGAAAGCGACTATCAAAACAATGAGGGACGAACATATTATCTCAATTTCTTTACTTTAATATTTTTTTATAGCTTAAGTTACTTAGTACTCATTTTATGGCAGCTAGTAGATAGTTTTACGATGATTAATCAGTTGAAACAAATAATGAGTTTAAATGCAGCACGAGAACTTAAAGGAGTTTATGACCGAGGTAGTTCGTTAATACAAGTGGGACTGATAGTAACAACGTCATTCTCACTCGTACTCATTCCAGTGTTGGCAGAGTGCAGAGCAAAGAATGCATTAACAACTATGAAGTCTTATGCGGATAGTGCGTTGAAGATAACAATCGTTTTCAGCAGTGCAGCTGCTGTAGGATTGATGAATTTAATTCGGCCACTAAATTTATTTTTATTTGAAACGGTTACAGGGTATGAAGCGCTAGCCATATATATGTTATCGGTTATATTCGTATCACTAATTATAATGTTTACGGCCATGCTGCAAATCTATAACACATTTCGTATTCAGTTGGTAGCCGTTATAGCCGGAATCATAACAAAGCTTTTGCTTAACTTGCTGTTAATACAGCAGCTTGACATCACAGGGGCATCGATAGCTACTGTAGCTGGACTTGTAGTGTATACACTATGTCTTTATTACAAAATACATAAAATATATGCACTACAATTAAATACCTTTATAACACGCTGGTTACTAGTGCTTATCGTAATGAGTATCGCAATTCAATGTATATTAGTGATTCCTTATAGTACGAGATTATCAGCTATGGCCGTAGCTGTTATGGGTGTAATAATAGGATTAACGATTGTATTATATGCTATGATGAGATGGAAAATTATCAGTGTACAGGAGTGGCATCATCTGCCGTTTGGAAATATAATGATAAAATTAATGAAAGAGTGA
- a CDS encoding MazG nucleotide pyrophosphohydrolase domain-containing protein, whose amino-acid sequence MGKITVVGLGNYGLDELPFGIYRFLNKVEKVYVRTLAHPVVEDLEDIEWISFDEVYEKHDQFSEVYAEIVQTLKEKAMDDDIVYAVPGHPMVAESTTELLLQDEAIDIEVLGGKSFIDDLFQAVSFDPNNGFQMLDGTMMTNEAINIRNALIITQVYDQMIAGDVKVTLMEKYPDNHNVAIVTGARGQGSAVKWCPLYEMDHDFELSNLTSLFVPALSQEHYAGDFEYLSSIMDTLVADDGCPFDKAQTHSSLKRYLLEETYELFEAIDNDDIDHMIEELGDILLQVVFHGAIGKKSMMFDTREIVQGISEKMIRRHPHIFGEGVEVNSIEELNQVWKNAKQAEGKEEKQVKQEKIFADLYLKLYDLVNNQQMTVQQALKVLAGEENETR is encoded by the coding sequence ATGGGCAAGATAACAGTAGTAGGATTAGGGAACTATGGGTTAGACGAGCTGCCGTTTGGTATTTATCGCTTTTTAAATAAAGTAGAAAAAGTTTATGTTCGTACATTAGCGCATCCAGTAGTAGAAGATTTAGAAGATATCGAGTGGATCAGTTTCGATGAAGTCTATGAAAAACATGATCAATTTAGCGAAGTATATGCGGAGATTGTTCAGACTTTAAAAGAAAAAGCGATGGATGATGATATTGTTTATGCAGTTCCGGGACATCCGATGGTGGCAGAATCTACAACTGAGTTATTATTACAGGATGAAGCTATCGATATAGAAGTTTTAGGTGGGAAGAGCTTTATCGATGACCTATTCCAGGCAGTATCATTTGATCCTAATAATGGATTTCAAATGCTGGATGGGACGATGATGACTAATGAAGCGATTAATATTAGAAATGCATTGATCATCACGCAAGTATACGATCAGATGATAGCAGGAGATGTGAAAGTTACTTTAATGGAGAAATATCCTGATAATCATAATGTTGCTATTGTTACAGGTGCAAGAGGACAAGGCTCAGCAGTTAAGTGGTGTCCATTATATGAGATGGATCATGATTTTGAATTATCTAATTTAACTTCACTTTTTGTACCAGCACTAAGTCAAGAACATTATGCAGGAGATTTTGAATATTTATCTTCTATTATGGATACATTAGTTGCAGATGATGGATGTCCTTTTGATAAAGCGCAGACACATTCAAGCTTGAAACGTTACCTGCTGGAAGAAACATATGAATTATTTGAAGCAATTGATAATGATGATATCGACCACATGATCGAAGAGTTAGGAGACATACTACTTCAAGTGGTGTTTCATGGTGCGATCGGCAAGAAATCAATGATGTTTGATACACGTGAAATTGTCCAGGGGATTAGCGAAAAGATGATTAGACGTCATCCACACATATTTGGAGAAGGTGTAGAAGTAAACAGCATCGAAGAATTAAATCAAGTGTGGAAAAATGCAAAGCAAGCAGAAGGTAAAGAAGAAAAACAAGTTAAACAAGAGAAAATTTTTGCAGATTTATATTTAAAATTATATGATTTGGTTAACAATCAGCAAATGACAGTTCAACAAGCACTTAAAGTATTGGCAGGTGAAGAAAATGAGACTCGATAA
- a CDS encoding RNA-binding S4 domain-containing protein, whose protein sequence is MRLDKYLKVSRLIKRRTLAKEVSDQGRIKINGNVAKASSNVAIDDMLEVRLGQRIITVKVIDLKEHATKDNAKGMFEVVSEEKIHADE, encoded by the coding sequence ATGAGACTCGATAAATATTTAAAAGTATCAAGGTTGATAAAAAGACGTACATTAGCAAAGGAAGTTAGTGACCAGGGGCGAATTAAAATAAATGGCAATGTAGCAAAAGCATCAAGTAATGTAGCAATCGATGATATGTTGGAAGTAAGGCTTGGCCAACGTATAATAACAGTGAAAGTGATTGATTTAAAAGAACATGCAACAAAAGATAATGCAAAAGGCATGTTTGAAGTAGTATCAGAAGAAAAAATACACGCTGATGAATAG